ttgtgttttttaaaacatgcaaactGATTTCAGCACTGCGTCGTTTTCCACGGCCGTGTGacgaaggagggaaggaagatCGCGGCTGGAGACGTGTGGAGGCAGTGAGGCTCTCGGCAGTGGCTTTGGTTGCTGCTGGGTGGGCGGGTGGATGTGGGCGGGTGCTCATGGTGGTTGTTTGGAGAAGGGGGTGGAGTCCTGACAGAGAAGTAGCGGTGTTGTTTGTTAGTGGAGGGGGTCGGTGGTGGTTTGTTTATGATCGTTTCCTCCGTCCCTCCAGGTTTCTGAAGTTGGAGGGTCTGATCTTCATCTCGGCGAACTCGATCGAGTGCTCGTGGCCTTTCCAGTGGAACCAGTTCACGCCCTGAGGAGGAGAACGAAAAACCAGTTACACGCTTTAAAATGCTAATTCCCTCTAAGGGATTAATAAAAGCCTCTAGaccacatgtgtttttatgttctaATGATCCGTTCAATTCATCCCTGAAGAGACTGGCTGCCAAATAACGAGCCATTGCATACATTCACCAAGAGacagactgccaaataatgagctgttatctctatccaccaacagactgtgTGTTCTTAGAGGAAGTCTTGTTGAGATAAAACTGAGTACTCAGTTATCAGCTTAAATCATTTTGCAGAATGTTGACATTCTGCAGGAAAGTGCTGTTACCTTGCTGTGACTGTTGTCTCCGTATCGTCCCATGAGGTTGACCCGGTGACAGTTTTTATACCAGAACGCTCCTTTGTAGGACAGGGCGCAGTTGGTGACGGCGATGTCGTTGTCGTGGTCGTAGGTGGAGAACGGACGACCGTGGTGATACGTCATGGAGTCGcctacaacacaacacagagagagagagacaggtcagcaggtgtacctaattaagtatgtatgtttgtttgaataaattcAAGTTTTCACAAAAATGTTGCACTTTATTTTCTAGTTAGAACAACTAACTAATACTTTTATAGACTAGTTAATACTTTCTAAAATACTGAAgctgagggttagggttagggtaaacTGCAAAGTGGCCACTTCACCTGCTGTTCCACTGTATCCACCCACGTGCACTTTGTAGCGGGTTCGAGGTTCAGAGACGGAGAACTTGTCGTACTGAGCGTAAGCGGCTTCGCCTTTGTCTCTCAGGTCGACCCGCAGCTCGTACTGACCTCCTGCTGTGATCTTATGAAGGTTGGACAAACCTGTGGAGAAGATAAATTTAGAAAACCAGGATCCTCTGAAAACACAGCTTCATAATCTCAACATTTTAGATTTCTGGCTGAAAGTGTGAGGCGTGAACAACGTGTGTAATAAACGTCGTGCTGTGCTTGAATTACCAAGCCAGAATTCATCATTCATGTCACCAAAGCCGCCCGTGTAATTCTTCCAGTTGCGGAAAAACTCCAGCTTCCCGCTCTGGCGTCTGAGGAAAACCTGCGAAAGAAAAAAGTAACAGCTGAACTGTAACTGTGCGAGAAACATCTCAGCAGACGTGTGTGATTGTGGGCGGGACTTACGATCCATCCGCCTCCATCAGTGCCCATGTCACAGTAAACCTGGACGGGCTGGTTTTCGTCTCCTCCCACGTAGATGGTGTACAGACCTGATGATGTGTCGCCGTTCAGCAGAGCCTGAGAGCAGTCTCTGGGATGTCTGTACAA
The DNA window shown above is from Solea senegalensis isolate Sse05_10M linkage group LG5, IFAPA_SoseM_1, whole genome shotgun sequence and carries:
- the LOC122769404 gene encoding tenascin-like — encoded protein: MASRRRSGGIGLEAPVRTGSPRQRTAARVRRRGRRGGVHQRLRRLGLRRLPLPSIILGNAQSLRNKVDELQANVKHISEYRDACVIALTETWLKDYDPTQDFDIDGFGQPYRLDRDAQITGKSLGGGVCFYITVCVCVCVAGVLYRHPRDCSQALLNGDTSSGLYTIYVGGDENQPVQVYCDMGTDGGGWIVFLRRQSGKLEFFRNWKNYTGGFGDMNDEFWLGLSNLHKITAGGQYELRVDLRDKGEAAYAQYDKFSVSEPRTRYKVHVGGYSGTAGDSMTYHHGRPFSTYDHDNDIAVTNCALSYKGAFWYKNCHRVNLMGRYGDNSHSKGVNWFHWKGHEHSIEFAEMKIRPSNFRNLEGRRKRS